From the genome of Phytohabitans rumicis, one region includes:
- a CDS encoding class II 3-deoxy-7-phosphoheptulonate synthase: MRQEWHQVRNPGLEIGRPTDDSPEVKALGLDQWRSLPRAQMPPWPDLAVVDEVCAVLDSVPPIVAPYEVDSLRERLALVAAGKAFLLQGGDCAETFADNTDSHLSANARTLLQMAVVLTYGASLPVVKVARVAGQYTKPRSSPNDSLGLPAYRGDMINSLEATPEARVADPQRMIRAYANSAAAMNMLRAYLGGGLADLHAVHDWNKDFVRQSAAGERYEAIAREIDRALAFIQACGMTDEEALRTVTLYCSHEALALEYDRALTRVAGGKAYGLSGHFLWVGERTRQIDGAHVDFMSRLANPIGVKLGPTTSPEQAIELCERLNPDNVPGRLTLVARMGNHKVRDALPPIVEKVTASGAKVVWQCDPMHGNTIESSNGYKTRHFDRIVDEVLGYFEVHRTLNTHPGGLHIELTGEDVTECLGGAQAIEDVHLPDRYETACDPRLNTQQSLELAFLVAEMLRG, encoded by the coding sequence ATGCGCCAAGAGTGGCACCAGGTACGTAACCCCGGGCTCGAGATCGGACGCCCGACCGACGACTCTCCCGAGGTCAAGGCGTTGGGCCTGGACCAGTGGCGGTCCCTGCCCCGGGCGCAGATGCCGCCGTGGCCGGACCTGGCCGTCGTCGACGAGGTGTGCGCCGTGCTCGACAGCGTGCCGCCGATCGTCGCGCCGTACGAGGTGGACAGCCTGCGCGAGCGGCTGGCGCTGGTGGCGGCGGGCAAGGCGTTCCTGCTGCAGGGCGGGGACTGTGCTGAGACGTTCGCGGACAACACGGACAGCCACCTGTCCGCCAACGCGCGCACGTTGCTGCAGATGGCGGTCGTTCTCACATACGGGGCGTCGCTGCCGGTGGTCAAGGTGGCCCGGGTGGCCGGCCAGTACACCAAGCCGCGTTCGTCGCCCAACGACTCGCTCGGGCTGCCGGCGTACCGCGGTGACATGATCAACTCGCTGGAGGCGACGCCGGAGGCGCGGGTCGCCGACCCGCAGCGCATGATCCGGGCGTACGCCAACTCGGCCGCCGCCATGAACATGCTGCGCGCCTACCTCGGCGGCGGCCTCGCCGACCTGCACGCCGTGCACGACTGGAACAAGGACTTCGTCCGCCAGTCGGCCGCCGGCGAGCGCTACGAGGCCATCGCCCGTGAGATCGACCGGGCGCTCGCGTTCATCCAGGCGTGCGGGATGACCGACGAAGAGGCCCTGCGCACGGTCACCCTCTACTGCTCGCACGAGGCCCTCGCCCTGGAGTACGACCGCGCGCTCACCCGGGTCGCCGGTGGCAAGGCGTACGGGCTGTCCGGGCACTTCCTGTGGGTCGGCGAGCGCACCCGGCAGATCGACGGCGCACACGTGGACTTCATGTCCCGGCTGGCCAACCCGATCGGCGTCAAGCTCGGCCCCACCACCTCGCCGGAGCAGGCCATCGAGCTGTGCGAGAGGCTCAACCCGGACAACGTCCCGGGCCGCCTCACCCTCGTCGCGCGGATGGGCAACCACAAGGTACGCGACGCGCTGCCGCCGATCGTGGAGAAGGTCACCGCGAGCGGCGCCAAGGTGGTGTGGCAGTGCGACCCGATGCACGGCAACACCATCGAGTCGTCCAACGGCTACAAGACCCGGCACTTCGACCGGATCGTCGACGAGGTGCTCGGGTACTTCGAGGTGCACCGCACCCTCAACACCCACCCGGGCGGCCTGCACATCGAGCTGACCGGCGAAGACGTCACCGAGTGCCTCGGCGGTGCGCAGGCGATCGAAGACGTGCACCTGCCCGACCGGTACGAGACCGCCTGCGACCCGCGCCTCAACACGCAGCAGTCGCTGGAACTGGCCTTCCTGGTGGCGGAGATGCTGCGTGGCTGA
- a CDS encoding ribbon-helix-helix protein, CopG family has protein sequence MKTAISIPDETFQRVERRATALGMSRSEFFVRAAQRYLDQLDAESLTDRINAALDLAGDDDTSRAAVEAGWHRLAADQDEW, from the coding sequence GTGAAGACGGCGATCTCCATCCCCGACGAGACCTTCCAGCGGGTCGAGCGGCGTGCCACCGCGCTCGGCATGAGCAGGTCGGAGTTCTTCGTGCGCGCCGCCCAGCGCTACCTGGACCAGCTCGACGCCGAGTCGCTGACCGACCGTATCAACGCCGCGCTGGACCTGGCCGGCGACGACGACACATCCCGCGCCGCCGTGGAAGCGGGCTGGCACCGCCTGGCGGCGGACCAGGACGAGTGGTGA
- a CDS encoding type II toxin-antitoxin system PemK/MazF family toxin, with translation MIRRGGVYWVDLGPAAGSRPANRRPVLVIQSHPYNASRLATVVAAVITSNTALATMPGNVFLPSVATGLPKDSVVNVTALVTLDKADLQGPVGQAPDELMNKVDRGLRQALAL, from the coding sequence GTGATCCGCCGTGGCGGCGTCTACTGGGTCGACCTCGGTCCCGCGGCGGGCAGCCGGCCGGCCAACCGCCGCCCGGTGCTGGTGATCCAGTCCCACCCCTACAACGCGAGCCGGCTCGCCACCGTGGTGGCCGCGGTCATCACGTCCAACACCGCGCTGGCCACCATGCCGGGCAACGTGTTCCTGCCGTCCGTCGCCACCGGGCTCCCCAAGGACTCGGTCGTCAACGTGACCGCCCTCGTCACCCTCGACAAGGCCGATCTCCAAGGGCCCGTCGGCCAAGCCCCCGACGAGCTGATGAACAAGGTCGACCGCGGCCTACGCCAAGCCCTAGCCCTCTAA
- a CDS encoding TIGR03086 family metal-binding protein: MDVLELYRRSLDWYVGTVRGAGRWDAPTPCAGWDVRTLVNHVASEDRWTAPLFGGQTIEQVGDRFEGDLLGADPVGNAVDAAQEAGRAVAEPGAIDRTVRLSFGATPAAEYAYQLAAEHLIHGWDLAVAIGADRNLDPDAVHACAEWFASQEDLFRSWGVIGPRVELPAGATEQDRLLSSFGRDPAWRPNT; this comes from the coding sequence ATGGACGTGTTGGAGTTGTATCGGCGAAGCCTCGACTGGTACGTCGGGACGGTGCGGGGAGCGGGACGGTGGGACGCGCCGACGCCGTGTGCGGGGTGGGACGTGCGGACGCTGGTCAACCACGTCGCGAGCGAGGACAGGTGGACCGCTCCGCTCTTCGGCGGCCAGACGATCGAGCAGGTGGGCGACCGGTTCGAGGGCGACCTGCTCGGCGCCGACCCGGTGGGCAACGCCGTCGACGCGGCGCAGGAGGCCGGGCGGGCCGTTGCCGAGCCGGGCGCGATCGACCGCACCGTGCGGTTGTCGTTCGGGGCCACGCCGGCGGCGGAGTACGCGTACCAGCTAGCGGCCGAGCACCTGATCCACGGCTGGGACCTGGCCGTGGCCATCGGCGCTGACCGAAATCTGGACCCGGACGCGGTGCACGCCTGCGCCGAGTGGTTCGCCAGCCAGGAGGACCTCTTCCGGAGCTGGGGTGTGATCGGCCCGCGCGTGGAGCTGCCGGCCGGGGCCACCGAGCAGGACCGGCTGCTGTCCTCCTTCGGCCGTGACCCAGCCTGGCGGCCGAACACGTAA
- a CDS encoding PmoA family protein — MVELRVDGRTVAEYVVEPDLDPTLSPRPYLHPVRTLGGVTVTDVLPEDHRWHLGVSVAVQDVSGTNLWGGRTYVRDAGYTWLDDHGRIVHDEWLERTESRLAHRLRWLDRAGETLLTEERVIAAEPAEGGWALAFSYALTAPADRDIELGSPATNGRPGNAGYGGFFWRLPPGEPAVRTATVDGEEKCHGSEEPWLEVRTDAYTLVFSGLGEGDHWFVRVSGYPGVCAALAWETPLVVPAGQTLRRGHRVLVADSPITLPRP; from the coding sequence ATGGTCGAGTTACGGGTGGACGGGCGGACAGTCGCCGAGTACGTGGTGGAGCCGGACCTCGACCCGACCCTGTCGCCCCGGCCGTACCTGCACCCGGTGCGCACGCTCGGTGGCGTGACGGTCACCGACGTCCTGCCCGAGGACCACCGCTGGCACCTCGGCGTGAGCGTCGCCGTCCAGGACGTCTCCGGGACGAACCTGTGGGGCGGGCGCACGTATGTCCGGGACGCGGGCTACACCTGGCTCGACGACCACGGGCGGATCGTGCACGACGAGTGGCTCGAACGCACCGAGTCCCGGCTGGCGCACCGGCTGCGCTGGCTCGACCGGGCGGGGGAGACGCTGCTGACCGAGGAACGGGTCATCGCGGCGGAGCCGGCCGAGGGCGGCTGGGCGCTGGCATTCTCGTACGCGCTGACCGCGCCGGCCGACCGCGACATCGAGCTGGGCAGCCCGGCCACCAACGGGCGCCCCGGCAACGCCGGCTACGGCGGGTTCTTCTGGCGGCTGCCCCCGGGCGAGCCGGCGGTCCGCACCGCCACAGTGGACGGTGAGGAGAAGTGCCACGGCAGCGAAGAGCCCTGGCTGGAGGTACGCACCGACGCGTACACGCTGGTGTTTTCGGGGCTTGGGGAGGGCGACCACTGGTTCGTCCGGGTGAGCGGCTACCCCGGCGTCTGCGCCGCCCTGGCCTGGGAAACGCCGTTGGTGGTCCCCGCGGGGCAAACCCTCCGCCGCGGACACCGCGTCCTGGTCGCCGACAGCCCGATCACCTTGCCGCGCCCGTAA
- a CDS encoding LacI family DNA-binding transcriptional regulator, giving the protein MALPTVSIRDVANHAGVSVGTVSNVLNRPDIVAPTTRSRVLAAISELGFVPNDAARQLRRGRGRTLGLVVLDVANPFFTDVAKGVEETTGKAGMAVIFCNSDGDLSKENAYLDLLEEQRVQGVLITPIDDASERLHRLRDRGVLVVLLDRKSPQADLCSVSVDDRLGGELAMRHLVDNGHRRIAFVGGPHRLEQVRDRYDGAVQALTEAGLGAEQHLRRFETPALTVTAGRDAAARILGQPRDVRATAVFCANDLLALGVLQGLTRQRVRVPDDIALVGYDDIDFAAAAAVPLSSVRQPRQRLGQTAATLLLEEANEPEAHRHQQVIFEPELVVRESSQFTRRP; this is encoded by the coding sequence GTGGCACTACCGACGGTCAGCATCCGCGACGTGGCCAACCACGCCGGCGTGTCCGTCGGCACGGTGTCCAATGTGCTCAACCGCCCGGACATCGTGGCCCCCACCACGCGTTCCCGGGTCCTTGCCGCCATCAGCGAGCTGGGCTTCGTGCCCAACGACGCGGCCCGGCAGCTGCGCCGCGGCCGCGGCCGCACGCTCGGCCTCGTCGTGCTCGACGTCGCCAACCCGTTCTTCACCGACGTCGCGAAGGGCGTCGAGGAGACCACCGGCAAGGCCGGCATGGCCGTCATCTTCTGCAACAGCGACGGCGACCTCAGCAAGGAGAACGCCTACCTCGACCTGCTGGAGGAGCAGCGGGTCCAGGGCGTACTGATCACCCCGATCGACGACGCCAGCGAGCGCCTGCACCGGCTGCGCGACCGCGGCGTGCTGGTCGTGTTGCTCGACCGCAAGTCGCCGCAGGCCGACCTGTGCTCGGTCTCGGTCGACGACCGGTTGGGCGGCGAACTGGCCATGCGCCACCTCGTCGACAACGGCCACCGCCGGATCGCCTTCGTCGGCGGCCCGCACCGGCTGGAGCAGGTGCGCGACCGGTACGACGGCGCGGTGCAGGCGCTCACCGAGGCCGGGCTCGGCGCCGAGCAGCACCTGCGCCGCTTCGAGACCCCCGCGCTCACCGTCACCGCCGGGCGCGACGCCGCCGCCCGCATCCTCGGCCAGCCCCGCGACGTCCGGGCCACCGCCGTCTTCTGCGCCAACGACCTGCTCGCGCTCGGCGTCCTGCAGGGCCTGACCCGGCAGCGGGTCCGGGTGCCGGACGACATCGCCCTGGTCGGGTACGACGACATCGACTTCGCCGCCGCGGCCGCCGTCCCGCTCTCGTCGGTACGCCAACCGCGCCAGCGCCTCGGCCAGACCGCCGCCACCCTGCTGCTGGAGGAGGCGAACGAGCCGGAGGCCCACCGCCACCAGCAGGTGATCTTCGAGCCGGAGCTGGTCGTGCGCGAGTCCAGCCAGTTCACCCGCCGCCCCTGA
- a CDS encoding L-rhamnose mutarotase: MRRVCFILRVKPDRLAEYQDRHAAVWPEMLIALRDAGWHDYSLFLHEDGLLVGHFRTDDLAASLAAMERTGVNARWQAEMAPFFQNLDGKRPDEGFVVLDEIFNLDAQLEALND; encoded by the coding sequence GTGCGACGCGTCTGCTTCATCCTGCGGGTCAAGCCTGACCGGCTGGCCGAGTACCAGGACAGGCACGCCGCCGTCTGGCCGGAGATGCTGATCGCCCTGCGCGACGCCGGCTGGCACGACTACTCACTCTTCCTGCACGAGGACGGGCTGCTGGTCGGCCACTTCCGCACCGACGACCTGGCGGCGTCGCTGGCCGCGATGGAACGCACCGGCGTCAACGCGCGCTGGCAGGCCGAGATGGCCCCGTTCTTCCAGAACCTGGATGGCAAGCGCCCCGACGAGGGCTTCGTGGTCCTCGACGAGATCTTCAACCTCGACGCGCAACTGGAGGCCCTCAATGACTGA
- the rhaI gene encoding L-rhamnose isomerase — translation MTDAVRAALRAQRIEVPSWAYGNSGTRFKVFAQPGVPRTPQEKIADAAQVHKYTGVAPVVSLHIPWDKVDDYAALAKHAEDLGVRIGGINANVFQDDDYKLGSVTNPDPAVRRKALDHLLECVDIADLTGSRDIKLWFSDGTNYPGQDSIRARQDRLADALQAVYERLGDGQRILLEYKLFEPAFYTMDVPDWGTAYAHCLRLGPKAQVVIDTGHHAPGTNIEFIVAFLLREEKLGAFDFNSRFYADDDLMVGAADPFQLFRIMHEIVSAGALDASSGVNFMLDQCHNIEPKIPAQIRSVMNVQEATAKALLVDAAALDAAQLAGDVLGSNGVLMDAYNTDVRPLLADVRQEMGLDPDPMGAYARSGYFEKIAADRVGGQQAGWGA, via the coding sequence ATGACTGACGCGGTACGGGCGGCGTTGCGCGCCCAGCGGATCGAGGTGCCGTCGTGGGCGTACGGGAATTCGGGTACCCGGTTCAAGGTGTTCGCCCAGCCGGGGGTGCCGCGTACGCCGCAGGAGAAGATCGCCGACGCCGCGCAGGTGCACAAGTACACGGGTGTGGCGCCGGTGGTGTCGTTGCACATCCCGTGGGACAAGGTCGACGACTACGCCGCCCTGGCCAAGCACGCCGAGGACCTGGGCGTGCGGATCGGCGGCATCAACGCGAACGTGTTCCAGGACGACGACTACAAGCTGGGCTCGGTCACCAACCCGGACCCGGCGGTACGCCGTAAGGCCCTGGACCACCTGCTCGAATGCGTGGACATCGCGGATCTGACCGGGTCGCGGGACATCAAGCTGTGGTTCTCCGACGGCACCAACTATCCGGGGCAGGACTCGATCCGGGCCCGGCAGGACCGCCTCGCCGACGCCCTGCAGGCCGTGTACGAGCGGCTGGGCGACGGGCAGCGGATCCTGCTGGAGTACAAGCTGTTCGAGCCCGCCTTCTACACGATGGACGTACCGGACTGGGGCACGGCGTACGCGCACTGCCTGCGGCTCGGCCCGAAGGCGCAGGTGGTGATCGATACCGGGCATCACGCGCCGGGGACGAACATCGAGTTCATCGTGGCGTTCCTGCTGCGCGAGGAGAAGCTCGGCGCGTTCGACTTCAACTCGCGGTTCTACGCCGACGACGACCTGATGGTGGGCGCGGCCGACCCGTTCCAGCTCTTCCGGATCATGCACGAGATCGTGTCCGCGGGTGCCCTGGACGCCTCCTCGGGGGTGAACTTCATGCTGGACCAGTGCCACAACATCGAGCCGAAGATCCCGGCCCAGATCCGCTCGGTGATGAACGTCCAGGAGGCCACCGCCAAGGCCCTGCTGGTCGACGCCGCCGCCCTGGACGCCGCCCAGCTAGCCGGTGACGTCCTCGGCTCCAACGGGGTATTGATGGACGCGTACAACACCGACGTGCGGCCGCTGCTCGCCGATGTGCGGCAGGAGATGGGCCTGGACCCGGACCCGATGGGCGCGTACGCCCGATCCGGGTACTTCGAGAAGATCGCCGCCGACCGGGTCGGCGGCCAGCAGGCCGGATGGGGCGCCTGA
- a CDS encoding bifunctional aldolase/short-chain dehydrogenase, whose product MSTVEELVARSNRLGADPRNTNYAGGNTSAKGSDVDPVTGQPVDLVWVKGSGGDLGTLTPAGLAVLRLDRLRGLVATYLGFAGSAGSGGAAREDEMVPLLDHCLHGRGGAAPSIDTAMHGLVDAAHVDHLHPDAGIAFATAADGEALTKECFGDRVVWVPWRRPGFQLGLDIAAVKQANPRAIGVILGGHGITAWGATSEECEANSLEIIRTAQAFIDERGRSAPFGPAIDGYAALPAAERGERAAALAPVIRGLASTDRPQVGHYTDSDVVLDFLAAAEHPRLAALGTSCPDHFLRTKVRPLVLDLPPTAPLSDVVERLRELHAAYRADYAAYYERFAAPDSPPMRGADPAIVLVPGVGMFSYGANKQTARVAGEFYVNAVNVMRGAEAVSSYAPIDEAEKFRIEYWALEEAKLARMPKPKPLATRIALVTGGGSGIGRAIAHRLAAEGACVVVADRDASSAAAVAAEIGGTDVAVPVTVDVTDSAAVRAAIQATVLAFGGVDLVVNNAGLSISKPLLETTDADWDLQHGVMARGSFVVSRAAAKALIDQGMGGDIVYISSKNSVFAGPNNVAYGAAKADQAHQVRLLAAELGGHGIRVNGVNPDGVVRGSGIFAGGWGAKRAAVYGVPEEELGAYYAQRTILKREVLPEHVANAVFALTAGDLSHTTGLHIPVDAGVAAAFLR is encoded by the coding sequence ATGTCCACTGTGGAAGAGCTCGTCGCCCGCTCGAACCGGCTGGGCGCCGACCCGCGCAACACCAACTACGCCGGCGGAAACACGTCGGCGAAGGGCTCCGATGTGGACCCGGTCACCGGGCAGCCGGTGGATCTGGTGTGGGTGAAGGGCTCCGGCGGTGACCTGGGCACCCTGACCCCGGCCGGGCTGGCGGTGCTGCGGCTGGACCGGCTGCGAGGGCTGGTCGCCACCTACCTGGGTTTCGCCGGCTCCGCCGGCTCTGGCGGCGCAGCGCGCGAGGACGAGATGGTTCCTCTTCTTGACCACTGCCTGCACGGGCGGGGCGGCGCCGCCCCGTCGATCGACACCGCGATGCACGGCCTGGTGGACGCCGCGCACGTGGACCACTTGCACCCGGACGCGGGCATCGCGTTCGCCACCGCCGCGGACGGCGAGGCGCTGACCAAGGAGTGCTTCGGCGACCGGGTGGTGTGGGTGCCCTGGCGCCGGCCCGGCTTCCAACTCGGCCTGGACATCGCCGCGGTCAAGCAGGCAAACCCGCGCGCGATCGGCGTCATTTTGGGCGGGCACGGCATCACCGCCTGGGGCGCCACCAGCGAGGAGTGCGAGGCCAACTCGCTGGAAATCATCCGGACCGCGCAGGCGTTCATCGACGAACGCGGCAGGTCCGCGCCTTTCGGCCCGGCCATCGACGGGTACGCCGCACTGCCGGCCGCCGAACGCGGGGAAAGGGCGGCCGCCCTCGCTCCGGTGATCCGGGGGCTGGCGAGCACCGACCGGCCCCAGGTGGGTCACTACACCGACAGCGACGTGGTGCTGGACTTCCTCGCCGCCGCCGAGCACCCGCGCCTGGCCGCCTTGGGCACCTCGTGCCCGGACCACTTCCTGCGTACGAAGGTGCGCCCGCTCGTGCTCGACCTGCCGCCGACCGCGCCACTGTCCGATGTGGTCGAACGGCTCCGCGAGCTGCACGCGGCCTACCGCGCGGACTACGCCGCCTACTACGAGCGCTTCGCCGCCCCGGACAGCCCGCCCATGCGCGGCGCCGACCCGGCCATCGTGCTCGTCCCCGGCGTCGGCATGTTCTCCTACGGCGCCAACAAGCAGACCGCGCGGGTGGCCGGCGAGTTCTACGTCAACGCCGTCAACGTGATGCGCGGCGCCGAGGCCGTCTCCTCGTACGCCCCGATCGACGAGGCGGAGAAGTTCCGCATCGAGTACTGGGCCCTGGAAGAGGCCAAGCTGGCGCGGATGCCCAAGCCCAAGCCGCTGGCCACCCGGATCGCCCTGGTCACCGGCGGCGGCTCCGGCATCGGCCGGGCCATCGCCCACCGGCTGGCCGCCGAGGGCGCGTGCGTCGTCGTGGCCGACCGCGACGCCTCCTCCGCCGCGGCCGTGGCAGCCGAGATCGGCGGCACCGACGTCGCCGTACCGGTCACTGTGGACGTCACCGACTCGGCGGCCGTCCGCGCCGCCATCCAGGCCACGGTCCTCGCCTTCGGCGGCGTCGACCTGGTCGTCAACAACGCCGGCCTGTCCATCTCCAAGCCGCTGCTGGAGACCACCGACGCCGACTGGGACCTGCAGCACGGCGTGATGGCACGCGGCTCGTTCGTGGTGTCGAGGGCCGCCGCGAAGGCCCTCATCGACCAGGGCATGGGCGGCGACATCGTCTACATCTCCAGCAAGAACTCCGTCTTCGCCGGGCCCAACAACGTCGCCTACGGCGCCGCTAAAGCAGACCAAGCCCATCAGGTACGTCTGCTCGCCGCCGAACTGGGTGGCCACGGCATCCGGGTCAACGGGGTCAACCCCGACGGCGTGGTCCGCGGCTCCGGCATCTTCGCCGGCGGCTGGGGCGCCAAGCGCGCCGCCGTGTACGGCGTGCCCGAGGAGGAGCTCGGCGCCTACTACGCGCAGCGCACCATCCTCAAGCGCGAGGTGCTGCCCGAGCACGTCGCCAACGCGGTGTTCGCGCTGACGGCCGGCGATCTGTCGCACACGACCGGGCTGCACATCCCGGTCGACGCGGGCGTGGCAGCGGCGTTCCTGCGATGA
- a CDS encoding rhamnulokinase: protein MSPIPVAAVDLGAASGRVMLAAVSPDGVALEEVHRFDNGPVRLLGTLHWDAPRLYAEVLTGLRAAVARRPDLASVGIDSWAVDYGLLDRDGALLGNPVHYRDARTDGVMSTVVAKLGAESLYDTTGLQLLPFNTLFQLVAALDTPALAVAERMLLIPDLLSYWLTGVAGTEVTNASTTQLLDVRTREWSADLIARAGLPARLFGDLRRPGDPAGVLLPGLVDAAVPVTAVGSHDTASAVVAVPAEGDRFAYISCGTWSLVGVQLPEPVLSEASREANFTNEAGVDGTVRYLRNVMGLWVLQESLRTWGPVDLPALLADAAREPALATVVDVDDPVFLPPGDMPARIAAACAATGQPVPGSPAAYTRCIVDSLALAHRRAVRQAQELSGRDVDTVHIVGGGARNELLCQLTADACGLRVVAGPVEATALGNALVQARALGVVGGELDDLRALLRRTQELRVYEPAAGAEAAWREAEARLIKS, encoded by the coding sequence ATGAGCCCGATCCCGGTCGCCGCCGTCGACCTGGGCGCCGCGAGCGGCCGGGTCATGCTCGCCGCGGTGTCGCCCGACGGCGTCGCGCTGGAGGAGGTGCACCGGTTCGACAACGGGCCGGTGCGGCTGCTCGGCACGCTGCACTGGGACGCGCCGCGGCTGTACGCCGAGGTCCTCACCGGGCTGCGCGCGGCGGTGGCCCGGCGGCCCGACCTGGCCAGTGTCGGCATCGACTCCTGGGCGGTCGACTATGGACTGCTCGACCGGGATGGCGCGCTGCTGGGCAACCCGGTCCACTACCGCGACGCCCGGACCGACGGTGTGATGTCCACTGTGGTCGCCAAGCTCGGCGCCGAGTCCCTGTACGACACGACCGGCCTGCAACTGCTGCCGTTCAACACGCTCTTCCAGCTCGTCGCGGCCCTGGACACCCCGGCCCTGGCGGTCGCCGAGCGGATGCTGCTGATCCCGGACCTGCTGTCGTACTGGCTCACCGGGGTGGCGGGCACCGAGGTCACCAACGCCTCCACGACCCAGCTGCTCGACGTGCGTACCAGGGAATGGTCCGCCGACCTGATCGCGCGCGCCGGGCTGCCGGCGCGGCTCTTCGGCGACCTGCGCCGGCCCGGTGACCCGGCGGGCGTGCTGCTGCCCGGACTGGTGGACGCCGCCGTGCCGGTGACCGCCGTGGGCTCGCACGACACCGCCTCCGCGGTGGTCGCGGTGCCGGCCGAGGGCGACCGGTTCGCGTACATCTCCTGCGGCACGTGGTCGCTGGTGGGCGTCCAGCTGCCTGAGCCGGTGCTCAGCGAGGCGAGCCGGGAGGCCAACTTCACCAACGAGGCCGGCGTCGACGGCACCGTGCGCTATTTGCGCAATGTGATGGGCCTGTGGGTGCTGCAGGAGTCGCTCCGCACGTGGGGCCCGGTTGACCTGCCCGCCTTGCTGGCGGACGCCGCCCGCGAGCCCGCACTGGCGACCGTGGTGGACGTGGACGACCCGGTCTTCCTGCCGCCGGGCGACATGCCGGCGCGGATCGCCGCCGCCTGTGCCGCGACCGGCCAGCCCGTGCCCGGCTCGCCAGCGGCGTACACAAGGTGCATAGTGGACAGTCTCGCGCTGGCCCACCGCCGCGCCGTACGTCAGGCGCAGGAGCTGTCCGGCCGCGACGTGGACACGGTGCACATCGTCGGCGGCGGCGCCCGCAACGAGCTCCTGTGCCAGCTCACCGCCGACGCGTGCGGGCTGCGCGTGGTCGCCGGGCCGGTGGAGGCGACCGCACTTGGTAACGCGCTGGTGCAGGCGCGCGCACTGGGCGTGGTTGGCGGCGAGCTCGACGACCTGCGCGCGCTGCTCCGGCGTACCCAGGAACTGCGGGTATACGAGCCGGCGGCCGGCGCGGAGGCCGCGTGGCGCGAAGCCGAGGCCCGCCTTATCAAGTCGTAA
- a CDS encoding class I SAM-dependent methyltransferase: MNDHAAFVRAHTRLAPVPLVPEVVLYQAEEAIALWEQTESGSAEQQPPPFWGFAWAGGQALARYVLDHPALVAGERVLDLAAGSGLVAVAAARAGAAEVTAVDIDPLSLAAVAANAAANGVPVNGLEEDVLDQDADADVVLAGDVFYSREMAERMMAYLRRAAKGGAHVLVGDPGRAYRPVGLHEVAAYDVPVVATLEDASVKRTTIWQVRAG; encoded by the coding sequence GTGAACGACCACGCCGCCTTTGTACGGGCGCACACCCGGCTCGCGCCCGTCCCGCTCGTCCCGGAGGTCGTGCTTTACCAGGCCGAAGAGGCGATCGCGCTCTGGGAGCAGACGGAGAGCGGCTCGGCCGAGCAGCAGCCCCCGCCGTTCTGGGGGTTCGCGTGGGCTGGCGGGCAGGCGCTCGCCCGGTACGTCCTGGACCACCCCGCCCTGGTCGCCGGCGAGCGGGTGCTCGACCTCGCCGCCGGCTCGGGACTGGTCGCGGTCGCCGCCGCGCGCGCCGGAGCCGCCGAGGTGACCGCCGTCGACATCGACCCGCTCTCGCTGGCCGCCGTCGCCGCCAATGCCGCGGCGAACGGCGTACCAGTGAATGGTCTGGAAGAAGACGTGCTGGACCAGGACGCGGACGCTGACGTGGTCCTCGCCGGCGATGTCTTCTACAGCCGCGAGATGGCCGAGCGGATGATGGCCTACCTGCGGCGGGCCGCCAAGGGCGGCGCGCATGTGCTGGTCGGCGACCCCGGCCGTGCCTACCGGCCGGTGGGCCTGCACGAGGTGGCGGCGTACGACGTGCCCGTGGTGGCGACCTTGGAGGACGCGTCCGTGAAGCGCACGACTATATGGCAGGTCCGGGCCGGATAA